One window of the Rosa rugosa chromosome 3, drRosRugo1.1, whole genome shotgun sequence genome contains the following:
- the LOC133736881 gene encoding mitochondrial outer membrane protein porin 2-like — protein sequence MSTKGPALFSDIGKRARDLLNKDYSSDQKISITTYSDTGLAINSSLAKKGGLSLGDVAAQYKYKKATVDIKADTETTVSTKLTVTDILPSTKAIASVKFPDYKSGKLEAQYLHEHASFTTAVGLNKSPAVDFSATIGTPTITFGAEASYSTASRRFTKYTAGVSLSKPDSSASVILADKGDSIKASYLHHLSKLNGGAVVGEVSRRFSTNENTLTVGGSFVVDPQTTVKARLNNHGNLAALLQHELSPKSTFTFSGALDTKTLQKEPKFGLALSLKP from the exons ATGTCAACCAAAGGCCCTGCTCTCTTCTCTGACATTGGCAAGAGAGCCAGag ATTTGCTCAACAAGGATTACAGCTCTGACCAGAAGATCAGCATCACCACTTACAGTGACACTGGCCTT GCCATCAACTCCTCCTTGGCCAAGAAAGGGGGTCTCTCTCTTGGGGATGTAGCAGCTCAGTACAAATACAAGAAAGCTACGGTTGATATCAAAGCTGATACAGAAACAACT GTCTCAACAAAACTCACCGTTACAGACATCCTGCCTTCAACAAAAGCCATTGCTTCAGTCAAATTCCCTGACTACAAATCTGGCAAG TTGGAAGCACAATATCTTCATGAACATGCATCTTTCACAACAGCTGTTGGTTTGAACAAGTCCCCTGCCGTTGACTTTTCAGCAACCATCGGTACCCCCACCATTACTTTTGGAGCAGAAGCTAGTTACTCGACAGCTTCCAGAAGATTTACTAAATATACTGCTGGTGTCAGCTTGTCAAAGCCAGATTCCTCCGCTTCAGTAATTCT GGCTGACAAAGGAGATTCGATTAAGGCATCATACCTGCATCATCTAAGCAAGCTGAATGGGGGTGCTGTTGTGGGAGAGGTAAGTAGAAGGTTTTCCACAAATGAGAACACACTCACAGTTGGAGGTTCGTTTGTGGTTGACCCTCAGACTACAGTAAAGGCAAGGCTTAACAACCATGGGAATCTTGCGGCTCTTTTGCAGCATGAGCTTAGTCCCAAATCCACCTTCACATTCTCTGGTGCCTTGGACACGAAGACCTTACAAAAGGAGCCGAAATTTGGTTTGGCACTCTCCCTCAAGCCTTGA
- the LOC133739653 gene encoding F-box/kelch-repeat protein At5g43190, whose protein sequence is MFSKPHCFQMNQIPSPMSKSPMSSPEMDAGIWSNLPEELLERILSMLPLKTFMVLRSTCKHFKSLLFSPTFISKHSSSNSSPFSSFLMLSHPQCYPDFPLYDSQLCAWRSFALSLSELLPCAAAGPVSLLSISNGLLCFSLPSSSSFVVCNFLTKSSRVIEYPTYPFHFELLTLVSTPVGYNIFMLSSESSTKTRTFVYDSKVQSWQNLISLDTILSDNHHQEGVHFNGSLYFSTPEPFSIVNFHLESGKWERHNTELPGELVFVRLVSDEGKGKMYLIGGIGRNGISRRMKIWELCEGKNWVEIESVPEMMCRKIMSVCYHNYEHLYCFWHQGLICVCCYAWPEILYYKVSRRTWHWLPKSPSVPERWACGFRWFSFVPELYASV, encoded by the coding sequence ATGTTCTCAAAGCCCCACTGTTTTCAGATGAATCAAATACCATCCCCCATGTCCAAGTCTCCAATGAGCTCGCCGGAGATGGACGCCGGAATATGGAGCAACTTACCGGAGGAACTCCTGGAGCGTATTCTCTCCATGCTGCCTCTCAAAACCTTCATGGTTCTGAGATCAACTTGCAAGCATTTCAAGTCTCTGTTATTCTCTCCCACTTTCATTTCCAAGCACTCTTCCTCCAATTCCTCAcccttctcttcttttctcatgCTTTCTCACCCGCAGTGCTATCCCGACTTCCCTCTCTACGACTCGCAGCTCTGCGCGTGGCGCAGCTTCGCTCTTTCACTCTCGGAATTGCTACCCTGCGCTGCTGCAGGACCAGTCTCTCTGCTCTCCATCTCCAATGGGCTGCTCTGTTTCTCTCTGCCCAGCTCGTCTTCCTTTGTTGTCTGTAACTTCTTGACCAAGTCATCGAGAGTGATCGAATACCCTACCTACCCTTTTCATTTTGAGCTGCTTACTCTGGTTTCCACTCCAGTTGGGTACAATATCTTCATGCTCTCTTCTGAGTCTTCCACCAAGACCAGAACCTTTGTATATGATTCGAAGGTCCAGTCTTGGCAAAATTTAATCTCATTGGATACAATTCTCAGTGACAATCATCATCAAGAAGGTGTTCATTTCAATGGGTCTCTCTACTTTTCGACCCCGGAGCCATTCTCAATTGTCAACTTTCATTTGGAGAGTGGTAAATGGGAGAGACACAATACTGAACTCCCCGGAGAGCTCGTTTTTGTTCGATTAGTGAGTGATGAAGGAAAAGGGAAGATGTATTTGATTGGTGGGATTGGTAGGAATGGGATTTCAAGGAGAATGAAAATCTGGGAACTGTGTGAAGGAAAGAATTGGGTGGAGATTGAGAGTGTGCCTGAAATGATGTGCAGAAAGATAATGTCAGTTTGTTACCATAATTACGAACATCTCTATTGCTTTTGGCATCAGGGTTTAATCTGTGTTTGCTGCTATGCGTGGCCTGAGATTTTGTATTACAAGGTTTCGAGGAGGACTTGGCATTGGCTCCCCAAAAGCCCTTCGGTGCCGGAAAGATGGGCTTGTGGCTTCAGGTGGTTTTCTTTTGTGCCGGAGTTGTATGCTTCAGTGTGA
- the LOC133737993 gene encoding F-box protein At3g07870-like, which translates to MGKKRKLLRISSLRKPDQRQELQPNFPCRFHSLPQVLVTHILSSLCFKTVAICRCVCKAWLSITSAPNFAHLHYSKSIGTLGFLSQGLNVTYIKEACAASDKYIELTFEDMLRERFPTSFYSQFINSCNGFICLQGNQGRSIIGEKSFYVCNPVTGEFITIPLPKEKYIGSDAFVGLGFSAVTNEYKVLQTSTSVYDQEEKEAEIYTIGSRGVWRSIGKAPVQPVELPTNSYLHGALHWAPSLSIFSSTGECIHSFDFEKEKFRRLPLPSCLVHVEESWSYGEKAWRLGVLQGCLFLGVPGEDHYNECDVWVMKDYGVQESWTKVFVIKNLLLDTLCRPYFEPLMFLSDGSILISYCNEVLISYNQETESYLKIEGYLGRITAYHPSFVSLCTVSNGADVERYYF; encoded by the coding sequence ATGGGAAAGAAACGAAAGCTTCTTCGCATATCGTCACTAAGGAAACCAGACCAGAGACAAGAACTGCAACCTAATTTTCCATGCAGATTCCATTCACTCCCACAAGTCTTAGTAACTCATATTCTCTCAAGTCTTTGTTTCAAGACGGTCGCCATATGCAGGTGCGTTTGCAAAGCATGGCTTTCTATTACTTCCGCCCCCAATTTTGCCCATCTCCACTATTCAAAATCTATCGGCACCCTTGGTTTTTTGAGCCAAGGCTTGAATGTCACCTACATAAAAGAAGCATGTGCTGCTTCTGATAAGTACATAGAACTGACTTTCGAGGATATGTTAAGAGAGAGGTTTCCCACTTCTTTTTATTCTCAGTTTATAAATTCGTGCAATGGTTTCATTTGTTTacaaggaaatcaaggaagGAGTATTATAGGTGAGAAGAGCTTTTATGTGTGCAACCCGGTTACGGGCGAGTTCATCACTATCCCGCTACCTAAGGAAAAGTATATAGGATCGGATGCATTTGTGGGACTTGGTTTTAGCGCTGTGACCAATGAGTACAAGGTGTTGCAAACGAGCACCTCCGTTTACGACCAGGAGGAGAAAGAGGCTGAGATATATACAATCGGTAGTAGAGGAGTGTGGAGAAGTATTGGAAAGGCTCCTGTGCAACCTGTTGAATTACCTACGAATTCTTATTTGCACGGAGCTCTTCATTGGGCTCCATcgctttcaattttttcttctaCAGGCGAGTGTATACATTCTTTcgactttgaaaaagaaaagtttcGACGACTACCCCTACCAAGCTGCCTTGTACACGTGGAGGAGTCATGGTCGTACGGGGAGAAGGCATGGAGGTTGGGGGTGCTACAAGGTTGTCTCTTTTTAGGTGTGCCGGGTGAAGATCATTATAACGAATGTGACGTGTGGGTTATGAAGGATTACGGTGTTCAAGAGTCTTGGACTAAagtttttgttattaaaaactTGCTCCTGGATACATTGTGTAGACCATATTTTGAACCGCTTATGTTTTTGAGTGATGGGAGCATTCTAATATCATATTGTaatgaagttttgatttcttataacCAAGAAACGGAGAGTTACTTGAAAATCGAAGGTTACTTGGGAAGGATAACTGCTTACCATCCAAGCTTTGTTTCCCTTTGCACTGTTTCAAATGGAGCGGATGTTGAAAGGTACTACTTTTAG
- the LOC133738943 gene encoding WD repeat-containing protein ATCSA-1-like has product MWREIGDREAGKLRPSSFSNRVKSNRIQTLQLSNQKEIVSPHRGAINSLQVDLTEGRYLLSGASDASAAVYDIQRGTDYEGGGAISKHKAIFVVDKQHENGHKYAVSSAVWYPVDTGLFVTGSYDHHINVWDTNTTQVVMNFKMPGKVYRTAMSSLATSHMLIAAGTEDVQVRLCDIASGAFAHTLSGHRDGVMTVEWSTSSEWVLVTGGCDGAIRFWDIRRAGCFLVLDQSQSQLGRRPPVLQRSATNKGSTAKPLLASQSSFAKARAQQRKHTNGNGAKSSTSKTPVKGSLKQRLHPGMLSSQDRATAHYGAVTGLKVTDDGMYLLSAGSDSRLRLWDVESGCNTLVNFETVRLQTSKPIQLATSPNSPLAFVPCMTAVKAFDMWSGRTALTFRGHYEHVNCCWFSLQDQELYTGGNDRQILVWSPSRLISYEDEGPVKDEDNWSD; this is encoded by the exons ATGTGGCGGGAAATCGGCGACAGAGAAGCGGGGAAGCTCCGCCCAAGTTCGTTCTCGAATCGGGTCAAGTCAAATCGGATCCAGACGCTCCAGCTCTCCAATCAGAAAGAAATCGTCTCCCCTCACCGAGGCGCCATCAACTCTCTCCAG GTCGATTTGACGGAGGGGCGGTACTTGTTGTCCGGCGCCTCCGACGCGTCGGCCGCCGTGTACGACATCCAGCGCGGCACGGATTACGAGGGCGGCGGTGCTATTTCGAAGCACAAGGCGATTTTCGTGGTGGATAAGCAACATGAGAATGGGCACAAGTATGCGGTGTCGTCGGCGGTTTGGTATCCGGTTGACACCGGACTATTTGTGACGGGTTCTTATGATCATCATATTAATGTGTGGGATACGAACACGACTCAGGTGGTGATGAATTTCAAAATGCCTGGGAAGGTTTATAGGACTGCCATGTCTTCACTGGCAACTTCTCATATGTTGATTGCTGCTGGGACTGAAGATGTGCAAGTTCGGCTCTGCGATATTGCTTCCGGGGCATTTGCTCACACTCTGTCTGGTCACCGCG ATGGTGTAATGACAGTGGAATGGTCTACTTCTAGTGAGTGGGTTTTGGTTACTGGGGGATGTGATGGTGCAATTCGTTTTTGGGACATTAGACGTGCTGgatgttttcttgttttagaTCAGTCCCAGTCTCAGCTTGGGAGGCGCCCTCCAGTCCTGCAACGCTCTGCCACAAATaag GGTTCAACAGCTAAGCCCTTGTTAGCTAGTCAAAGCTCATTTGCAAAAGCACGGGCACAGCAAAGGAAACATACTAATGGAAATGGTGCAAAATCATCCACCAGTAAAACCCCAGTAAAGGGATCTTTGAAGCAAAGATTACATCCAGGAATGTTGTCTAGTCAGGATCGTGCTACTGCTCATTATGGTGCTGTTACTGGGTTAAAAGTTACTGATGACGGCATGTATCTACTAAGTGCAG GTTCTGATTCAAGACTAAGATTGTGGGATGTCGAATCTGGCTGCAATACTTTGGTGAACTTTGAAACTGTGCGCCTGCAAACAAGCAAGCCCATACAGTTAGCCACAAGCCCGAATTCACCACTTGCTTTTGTTCCATGCATGACAGCTGTGAAG GCATTCGATATGTGGTCAGGCAGGACGGCCCTGACATTTCGTGGTCACTATGAGCATGTGAACTGTTGCTGGTTTAGTTTGCAAGATCAG GAACTATACACAGGTGGCAATGATAGACAAATTCTAGTATGGTCACCATCCAGATTGATTTCCTATGAG GATGAAGGACCTGTTAAGGATGAGGATAACTGGAGTGATTGA
- the LOC133736880 gene encoding U-box domain-containing protein 4, which translates to METENPSNFSYMGRNFSDLSIGDSSSAFSDCNSDRSGEFQTASSQSRRLLMACASDNSDDLIRQLVGVLESGSIEEQKQAAMEIRLLAKNKSENRLKIAEYGAIRPLISLLSSSDLQLQEYGVTAILNLSLCDENKELIASSGAIKPLVRALKTGNPTTKENSACALLRLSQIEENKVAIGRSGALPLLVNLLENGGIRGKKDASTALYSLCSVKENKIRAVQAGIMKPLVELMADFSSNMVDKSAYVLSVLVSVPEARTALVEEGGIPVLVEIVEVGSQRQKEISVAILLQLCENNAVHCNMVAREGAIPPLVALSQSGTNRAKQKAETLTELLRQPRSGNVAARA; encoded by the coding sequence ATGGAGACTGAAAACCCATCCAATTTCAGTTACATGGGGCGGAATTTCAGTGATCTCAGTATCGGCGACAGCTCCTCTGCTTTCAGTGACTGCAACAGTGACAGATCCGGCGAGTTCCAAACGGCGTCGTCTCAGAGCCGGCGGCTCCTGATGGCCTGCGCTTCGGACAACTCCGACGATCTGATACGTCAGCTGGTCGGCGTCCTCGAGTCCGGTTCGATTGAAGAGCAGAAGCAAGCGGCGATGGAGATCAGGCTCCTCGCCAAAAACAAATCGGAAAACCGCCTCAAAATCGCGGAATACGGAGCGATACGGCCGTTGATTTCGCTCTTGTCTTCCTCCGATCTCCAGCTCCAGGAGTACGGCGTCACGGCGATTCTGAACCTCTCGCTCTGCGACGAGAACAAGGAGCTCATAGCTTCGTCGGGAGCAATCAAGCCTCTGGTCCGAGCGCTCAAGACCGGAAATCCAACCACGAAAGAGAACTCCGCGTGCGCTCTTCTCCGTCTATCTCAAATAGAAGAGAACAAAGTCGCAATCGGACGGTCGGGAGCGCTTCCGCTGCTGGTGAATCTTCTAGAGAACGGCGGAATTCGCGGCAAGAAGGACGCGTCGACGGCTCTGTATTCTCTATGCTCGGTAAAAGAGAACAAAATCAGAGCCGTTCAGGCCGGGATCATGAAGCCGTTGGTGGAATTGATGGCGGATTTCAGTTCAAACATGGTGGACAAATCGGCATACGTGCTGAGCGTGCTGGTTTCGGTGCCGGAGGCTCGAACGGCGTTGGTGGAGGAAGGCGGGATTCCGGTACTGGTGGAAATCGTGGAGGTTGGGTCGCAGAGGCAGAAGGAGATATCGGTGGCGATATTGCTGCAGCTGTGCGAGAATAACGCGGTCCACTGTAACATGGTGGCCCGCGAAGGAGCGATACCTCCCCTGGTGGCTCTGTCTCAGTCCGGCACTAATCGCGCCAAGCAAAAG
- the LOC133737992 gene encoding increased DNA methylation 1 has product MIPVAVEPLICPEAVRWWMNGVAKYEKKSVKVREKARKHMSAMGWKFWHARLQGDKPVEFRYQSPAGKLYYSLKTACKTCVDLDLTGFESIGSNSSDPNSPMEESEEPKSWINSLETKPKKRGRKKKIDLLMAKKRGRKRKTDLLTCDPSYDPMEDCKESKSCTNFPQSKPKKRGRKRKIDLVTPEEEQESLEISPKHKPGKVLAELKRLRLEDEPKLQIRSPRTILSSLIDNKVVMLHAKVYYRGRSGGSPLAKGQVIREGIMCDCCAKVFALTAFEAHAGSTNHRPGANIVLEEDGRTISDCQRQMKSFKDEKKVVKSSNKIDKTDDLCSVCHNEGELILCDRCPSAFHTSCLRLSEVADGDWFCPACCCGICGSGKLEQGTIPGEIRKCDQCERKYHVGCLRNNEVVCEQNWFCSSKCQNILFGLKGLLGRPILVGDNNLTWTLLKSSFTNRADSRETQKKLRSALNVLHKCFEPSIDPYTQRDLVEDIVLNRESNLRRLNFRGFYTVVLERNKEVICVATVRIYGEVAEVPLVATMFRHRRLGMCRILMNELEKQLKKLGVERLVLPSAPAALDTWTNTSIGFSKMPEAEKQQFINYFFLYFQGTVMCHKFLKQRSATKATIPEENMELDESSGGVSIITQAED; this is encoded by the coding sequence ATGATTCCGGTCGCCGTGGAACCCCTGATCTGCCCGGAGGCAGTCCGGTGGTGGATGAACGGCGTCGCCAAGTATGAGAAGAAATCTGTGAAGGTGCGTGAGAAGGCCAGAAAACACATGTCGGCCATGGGCTGGAAATTTTGGCACGCAAGGCTTCAGGGAGATAAACCGGTCGAGTTTAGGTACCAATCTCCGGCCGGGAAATTATACTACTCGCTTAAAACGGCTTGCAAAACCTGCGTTGACCTAGACCTCACTGGTTTCGAAAGCATCGGTTCAAATAGTTCTGATCCTAATTCTCCTATGGAAGAATCTGAGGAACCAAAATCTTGGATTAATTCCCTCGAAACGAAgccaaaaaagagaggaaggaagaagaagattgattTATTGATGgcaaaaaagagaggaaggaaGAGGAAAACTGATTTATTAACGTGTGATCCTAGTTATGATCCTATGGAAGATTGTAAGGAATCAAAATCCTGTACTAATTTCCCCCAATCAAAgccaaaaaagagaggaagaaagagGAAGATTGATTTAGTAACGCCGGAGGAGGAACAAGAGAGTCTTGAAATTAGTCCCAAGCATAAACCAGGGAAGGTTCTTGCGGAGTTGAAGAGGCTTAGACTTGAAGACGAGCCAAAGTTACAGATTCGAAGTCCGAGaacaattctttcttctttgatAGACAACAAGGTTGTTATGCTACATGCTAAAGTGTACTACCGTGGGAGAAGCGGTGGCAGTCCACTGGCCAAGGGCCAAGTTATTCGTGAGGGGATCATGTGTGATTGTTGCGCTAAGGTGTTTGCTCTCACTGCTTTTGAAGCACATGCTGGTAGCACAAATCACAGGCCGGGTGCCAATATCGTTCTCGAGGAAGATGGGAGGACGATTTCAGATTGCCAACGACAGATGAAGAGTTTTAAGGATGAGAAGAAGGTGGTGAAGAGTAGTAATAAGATTGACAAGACTGATGATTTATGCAGTGTGTGTCATAATGAGGGTGAGCTGATTCTGTGTGATAGATGTCCTTCTGCATTCCATACTAGCTGTTTGCGTTTGAGTGAAGTGGCAGATGGCGATTGGTTCTGCCCGGCGTGTTGTTGTGGAATCTGTGGCAGTGGAAAACTTGAACAAGGAACTATTCCTGGTGAGATTAGGAAATGTGATCAGTGTGAGCGTAAGTACCATGTTGGGTGCTTGAGAAACAATGAAGTGGTTTGTGAACAGAATTGGTTTTGTAGTAGTAAATGTCAAAATATTCTGTTTGGGCTGAAAGGGCTTTTGGGACGGCCAATTTTAGTGGGTGACAACAATCTCACTTGGACACTATTGAAGTCTTCCTTCACTAATAGGGCAGACTCCAGAGAAACTCAGAAAAAGCTCAGGTCGGCTCTTAATGTGTTGCATAAGTGTTTTGAGCCTTCTATTGATCCATACACACAAAGGGACCTCGTCGAAGACATTGTTTTAAATAGAGAGTCGAATCTGAGGCGCTTGAATTTCCGAGGGTTTTACACTGTGGTTTTAGAGAGGAATAAGGAAGTGATTTGTGTGGCTACTGTGAGGATCTATGGGGAAGTGGCAGAAGTACCTCTTGTGGCCACTATGTTCCGACACCGGAGACTTGGGATGTGTCGGATTTTGATGAATGAGCTGGAAAAACAGCTCAAGAAGTTGGGAGTTGAGAGACTGGTTTTGCCTTCTGCTCCTGCTGCACTGGATACATGGACTAACACTTCGATTGGGTTTTCGAAGATGCCTGAAGCTGAAAAACAACagtttattaattattttttccTGTATTTTCAAGGCACTGTCATGTGTCATAAATTTTTGAAGCAGAGGAGTGCTACAAAAGCAACAATCCCAGAAGAAAACATGGAACTTGATGAGTCTTCAGGTGGCGTCTCTATAATAACACAGGCAGAAGATTGA